A section of the Roseivirga sp. BDSF3-8 genome encodes:
- a CDS encoding AAA family ATPase: MEQETVTEARETAAVQSTIQVRDKTARLIKALTKGLYEREEVIKLSLLAAVAGESIFLLGPPGVGKSLIARRLKHAFRDGKSFEYLMSRFSTPDEVFGPISIQKLREEDRYERKTDQYLPGANVVFLDEIWKSSPAIQNALLTILNEKIYRNGEQEMKVDLHGIIAASNELPPEGESFEPLWDRFLIRYKMDGIQKSRNFLRMITDTQDVYEVQVAPQDQISNSELKEWSKAIDQVEVPDEVLDTIQVIRKKVEDYNTSRKDRASLVLTYDRRWKKIIRLMRTSAFLNDRPKADLMDCFLIIHCLWNKPGQEEVIREIVGESIRKHGYSLTTRLSMLKKETEAFDKEVDGEIRIRNTVTREMPKPYEETYFELVKDSSQFDGKYIRINDFHKLSREEFTVTNFYDEENNLVNRLETKKGLTEHTVLVKYSSVEYSFSLITMKQEETEMLMKKPHRLVQQFWNERYEKLHGYILQQIDRLEAESPEELDQVETNLFIDHRLAPIVTANHREVTEALHRVRLQLEQIKYSYDNIS, from the coding sequence ATGGAACAGGAAACGGTGACAGAGGCCCGTGAGACGGCTGCAGTTCAGTCCACAATACAGGTAAGAGATAAGACCGCCCGCCTTATCAAGGCGCTCACCAAGGGGCTCTATGAACGTGAAGAGGTAATCAAGCTGTCTCTGCTGGCTGCTGTGGCAGGGGAGAGTATTTTTCTGCTGGGCCCTCCCGGTGTGGGCAAGAGTCTGATAGCGAGACGGCTAAAGCATGCCTTCCGCGATGGAAAGTCCTTTGAGTACCTCATGAGCCGGTTTAGTACACCCGACGAAGTATTTGGCCCTATTTCTATACAAAAACTCCGTGAGGAAGACCGCTATGAGCGCAAAACCGATCAATACCTGCCCGGGGCTAACGTGGTGTTTCTGGATGAAATATGGAAAAGCAGTCCGGCCATACAAAATGCGCTGCTTACCATCTTAAATGAAAAAATATACCGTAACGGAGAGCAGGAGATGAAAGTGGATCTGCACGGAATCATCGCTGCCAGTAATGAACTGCCGCCGGAAGGCGAAAGCTTTGAGCCCCTCTGGGACCGCTTCCTTATCCGGTATAAGATGGATGGTATACAAAAGTCACGAAACTTCCTGCGCATGATCACCGATACGCAGGATGTCTATGAGGTACAGGTAGCCCCTCAGGATCAGATTAGTAATAGCGAGCTAAAAGAATGGAGCAAGGCCATAGACCAGGTAGAGGTGCCCGATGAGGTACTGGATACCATACAGGTAATCCGTAAAAAGGTAGAGGACTACAATACCTCCCGTAAAGACCGCGCCTCGCTGGTGCTGACCTATGATCGCCGCTGGAAGAAGATTATACGTCTGATGCGTACAAGTGCATTCCTGAACGACCGCCCCAAGGCAGATCTGATGGACTGCTTTCTGATCATCCATTGCCTGTGGAATAAACCCGGTCAGGAGGAGGTGATCCGGGAAATAGTAGGGGAGAGCATCCGCAAACACGGCTATAGCCTTACTACCCGCCTGAGCATGCTGAAAAAGGAGACAGAGGCGTTTGACAAAGAGGTGGACGGAGAAATACGCATTCGTAATACGGTAACACGCGAAATGCCCAAGCCCTATGAAGAAACCTATTTCGAGCTGGTGAAAGACAGTAGTCAGTTTGATGGTAAGTACATCCGCATCAATGACTTTCATAAGCTGAGCAGGGAGGAGTTTACTGTGACTAACTTTTATGATGAAGAAAATAACCTGGTAAATCGCCTTGAGACTAAGAAAGGCCTTACCGAACATACGGTGCTGGTTAAGTATAGCTCAGTAGAATATAGCTTCAGCCTTATAACGATGAAGCAGGAAGAAACGGAGATGCTCATGAAGAAGCCTCACCGGCTGGTACAGCAGTTCTGGAATGAGCGCTACGAAAAGCTGCATGGTTACATCCTGCAGCAGATAGACCGGCTGGAGGCCGAAAGCCCGGAGGAATTAGACCAGGTGGAAACCAATCTGTTTATTGACCACCGGTTGGCTCCCATCGTCACGGCTAATCACCGTGAGGTGACCGAGGCCCTGCATCGGGTACGCCTGCAATTAGAGCAAATCAAATACAGCTATGATAATATTTCCTGA
- a CDS encoding RNA 2'-phosphotransferase, which yields MEAKEAKGLSKFLSFILRHKPETIGITLDKGGWANIDELIEKSRSDMHPGFDREKLEFIVSHNNKQRFSFSEDGRKIRANQGHSIPVDLGLMPKEPPHSLFHGTADKNVASIMAGGLQRQSRHHVHLSADKATAKAVGMRYGKPVILTIHSRRMHEEGHVFFQSENGVWLTLEVPVSYIDFN from the coding sequence ATGGAAGCTAAAGAAGCAAAAGGGCTTTCCAAATTCCTCAGCTTTATACTCAGGCATAAACCGGAAACCATCGGTATCACCCTTGATAAGGGAGGCTGGGCTAACATAGATGAACTGATCGAAAAGTCCCGGTCAGATATGCACCCCGGATTTGACCGTGAAAAGCTCGAATTTATCGTCAGCCATAATAATAAACAGCGCTTTTCTTTTTCGGAAGACGGTCGGAAGATCCGGGCCAATCAGGGGCACTCCATTCCGGTAGACCTGGGCCTTATGCCCAAAGAACCACCTCATTCGCTCTTTCACGGGACGGCTGATAAGAATGTAGCCTCTATTATGGCAGGCGGACTGCAGCGGCAATCACGGCATCACGTACATCTTTCCGCAGATAAGGCGACTGCCAAAGCAGTAGGTATGCGCTATGGCAAGCCTGTCATACTGACCATACACTCCCGGCGTATGCATGAGGAGGGTCATGTGTTCTTCCAGTCCGAAAATGGCGTTTGGCTCACTCTGGAGGTGCCCGTGAGTTATATAGACTTTAATTGA
- a CDS encoding helix-turn-helix domain-containing protein, with translation MASKWINELRTDLGWTQTQMAAYLGIKRSLYSLVELGEREVSAKANIKLLELYQAAQTAMEAKAQDESPLSETEADERKALDAYIRLKILETEEALIRAKRQLEEAEKTRQKVLRAIRLQPILQEVIAKEPQPIQGLLKLQTMKMEKRLQKASLSRLLELRAAADALEAKLMSYKKGMAWGLS, from the coding sequence ATGGCTTCAAAATGGATCAATGAGTTACGCACAGACTTAGGCTGGACACAAACGCAAATGGCGGCCTACCTGGGTATAAAAAGAAGTTTATACTCCCTGGTAGAACTAGGCGAACGGGAGGTGTCCGCTAAAGCGAACATAAAGCTGCTGGAGTTATACCAGGCAGCGCAAACAGCTATGGAGGCTAAAGCTCAGGATGAAAGCCCCTTGAGCGAAACAGAAGCAGATGAACGGAAAGCCCTGGACGCATATATCCGGCTAAAAATCCTCGAAACCGAAGAGGCGCTGATACGTGCTAAACGCCAGCTGGAAGAAGCTGAAAAGACAAGGCAGAAGGTTTTACGTGCTATCAGGTTACAACCCATTCTGCAGGAAGTAATAGCTAAAGAGCCACAACCGATTCAAGGACTGCTGAAGCTGCAGACAATGAAAATGGAAAAACGGCTGCAGAAGGCTAGCCTTTCGAGGCTGCTGGAACTACGTGCGGCCGCTGATGCCCTTGAAGCAAAACTGATGAGCTACAAGAAGGGGATGGCCTGGGGGCTTTCTTAA
- a CDS encoding transcriptional regulator — MIAVITGDLIGSQEHKPDEWLPALKETMGLFGKEPEDWEVYRGDSFQIILTPEMTIKAALMIKAAMRQLPGLGVRMAIGLGDEAYHSGKITESNGPAFVKSGECFEALKKTTMAISSDDAISDELFNYMLELALLTMDNWHPATAGVVSAALKYPGLTQKELAAKLGKSQSSVSEALSRAGYDEITRLQDFFISFYLKK, encoded by the coding sequence ATGATCGCAGTAATTACCGGAGACCTTATAGGTTCGCAGGAGCACAAGCCGGATGAATGGCTCCCTGCTTTAAAAGAAACGATGGGCCTGTTCGGAAAAGAGCCGGAAGACTGGGAGGTATATCGCGGAGACAGTTTTCAGATTATTCTGACTCCGGAAATGACCATCAAAGCAGCCCTCATGATAAAGGCAGCCATGAGGCAACTGCCGGGCCTGGGGGTAAGAATGGCCATAGGTCTGGGTGATGAGGCATACCATTCCGGAAAGATCACGGAAAGTAACGGACCTGCATTCGTAAAGTCCGGAGAGTGCTTTGAAGCACTTAAGAAAACGACTATGGCCATAAGCAGTGATGACGCTATTAGTGATGAACTCTTTAACTATATGCTCGAGCTTGCTTTGCTTACCATGGATAACTGGCATCCGGCAACGGCCGGAGTTGTAAGTGCGGCCCTGAAATACCCCGGCCTTACTCAAAAAGAGCTGGCGGCAAAGCTGGGCAAGTCGCAAAGCAGCGTAAGCGAGGCGCTATCGCGTGCCGGATACGATGAGATCACAAGGCTGCAGGACTTTTTTATTTCATTCTACCTGAAAAAATGA
- the tnpA gene encoding IS200/IS605 family transposase — protein sequence MSKYRKLSHSFYYCVYHVVWTPKYRHRILRDIVADTLENKIKTICEWKEVKVEELNIQPDHVHLVCSIPPKLSVSDFMGILKGKTAIMMFKNFKSLRRKPYWGNHFWSRGYFVSTVGIDEEKIKRYVKYQEKEDKKEDGDIDIPLFDN from the coding sequence ATGAGCAAGTATCGTAAGCTATCGCATAGCTTTTACTATTGTGTCTATCATGTAGTATGGACCCCGAAGTACCGCCACCGTATACTTCGTGATATTGTTGCAGATACGTTGGAGAATAAGATAAAGACGATATGTGAATGGAAGGAGGTCAAGGTAGAAGAGTTGAACATTCAGCCAGATCACGTTCATTTGGTATGTAGTATACCTCCGAAACTTAGTGTATCAGACTTCATGGGTATTCTCAAGGGTAAGACAGCGATCATGATGTTTAAGAACTTCAAGAGTCTTCGCAGAAAACCCTATTGGGGCAATCATTTTTGGTCACGAGGCTATTTTGTAAGTACGGTAGGCATAGATGAAGAAAAGATAAAGCGGTATGTTAAGTATCAGGAGAAGGAAGATAAGAAAGAGGATGGGGATATAGATATCCCGCTATTCGATAACTGA
- a CDS encoding immunoglobulin-like domain-containing protein, giving the protein MGSIFRTLQAKTIFFKFASLLAILCMVLITYACDSQDGEERKQNTADTTEAAEQTPGMSTDMSENEANGIIMAIEPPTFIADSMEMARITITNNTDEVLTFGERFHVEESSNGEWNKLDYLDEIAFNDIAMEVQAGQSREMSIDLRTGDYYTFDKGLYRLCKQMNMNGTDTTLCTQFRVE; this is encoded by the coding sequence ATGGGATCAATATTCAGAACATTACAAGCAAAAACAATTTTTTTCAAATTTGCCAGCCTGCTGGCCATATTATGTATGGTACTTATCACGTATGCTTGTGACTCTCAGGATGGTGAGGAACGGAAGCAAAATACAGCGGATACCACTGAGGCGGCAGAGCAGACCCCGGGTATGAGCACAGATATGTCTGAAAATGAGGCAAACGGTATAATAATGGCCATTGAGCCGCCTACCTTTATCGCCGACTCTATGGAGATGGCCCGAATTACAATAACCAATAATACTGACGAGGTGCTCACCTTTGGTGAACGGTTTCATGTGGAAGAGAGCAGCAACGGGGAATGGAATAAGCTTGACTACCTGGACGAAATCGCTTTTAATGATATCGCTATGGAAGTGCAGGCCGGACAGTCCAGGGAAATGAGCATTGACCTTCGCACAGGAGATTATTATACCTTTGATAAAGGTCTGTATCGCCTGTGCAAGCAAATGAACATGAACGGTACAGACACTACGCTATGCACTCAATTCCGGGTGGAATAA
- a CDS encoding peptidylprolyl isomerase translates to MEKEAPLTIKDGRVVTLRYLLRENDERGQVLEVMDNYYPFEFLFGTGSLLPAFEDKLKGLSERDYFTFTLAPDEAYGQPQAENIIDVPMSAFEMDGRVPDGMLAEGQTLTLKDDQGDPHTGRVVEWNKETVKMDFNHVMTGKTLHFSGQVLHIREATPEELARNHHIPADGIRRD, encoded by the coding sequence ATGGAAAAGGAAGCCCCACTTACTATAAAAGATGGCAGGGTAGTAACCCTGAGGTACCTATTAAGAGAAAACGATGAACGCGGGCAGGTTCTTGAGGTGATGGATAATTACTACCCATTTGAATTCCTGTTTGGCACCGGCTCATTACTACCTGCCTTTGAAGATAAGCTGAAGGGTCTTTCTGAGCGTGACTACTTCACTTTTACACTAGCGCCGGATGAGGCATACGGTCAGCCGCAGGCAGAAAATATCATTGATGTGCCCATGAGTGCTTTTGAGATGGACGGACGGGTACCCGATGGCATGCTGGCAGAGGGCCAGACGCTCACCCTGAAAGACGACCAGGGTGACCCCCATACCGGCCGGGTGGTAGAGTGGAATAAGGAGACCGTAAAAATGGATTTTAACCATGTGATGACGGGTAAAACCCTGCACTTTTCGGGCCAGGTACTACATATAAGAGAGGCAACGCCTGAGGAGCTTGCCCGCAACCACCATATTCCCGCTGACGGCATCAGAAGAGACTAA
- a CDS encoding VWA domain-containing protein gives MDKELKEAFDRFVEFGELLDRRTRQYLVQYLHHRIDPGVEVPEVIDDRYFHYFRGAFDDLLLKPDVAEVMGENEALSRQVVLDTLYWLRNVWKKIETKNPYHDEQERLEGWAITTMEHFVPRWPYLVNYLDGKYPNDRLNPDFFREKFKSLIRGREHYDIPASEKEEADRALTDLLRQWDALLQAKIFEWQISKLEEYKNEYGGTLEAKAQEYAKLQKLVSPFMEYVGRYWDMSRALWKQTSFDVLEKYDDLLKREDQLQHLADLLGKMREAENELEEEVFERTVIHQDWVPDPTMRSEVTGVHESDDLNNLLSSEVSLLSREDTELAFLKKYADKNLLTLQYRDERLDERSEKRTEVYQKVRLKEKGPFVVCVDTSGSMEGEPEQIAKILCFGILKMAAKEDRQAYLINFSTNIETLDLLNLADSVDRVAAFLRMSFHGGTDVSLPLYEAIRQLDRYEYKHADVLVISDFIMYRMDDELLKLMAHHQQNNGTQFHSLTLSEYGNERIIDRFDNNWLYDPREKGIMKALYNDVKGVVERGI, from the coding sequence ATGGATAAAGAATTGAAAGAAGCATTCGACCGGTTTGTGGAGTTTGGCGAATTACTCGATCGCCGCACCCGCCAATACCTGGTGCAATACCTGCACCACCGTATAGACCCCGGGGTGGAGGTGCCGGAAGTGATCGACGACCGCTACTTTCACTATTTCCGCGGGGCCTTCGATGACTTGCTGCTTAAGCCGGATGTAGCTGAGGTAATGGGCGAAAATGAGGCCCTAAGCCGTCAGGTGGTGCTGGACACTCTCTACTGGCTGCGTAATGTATGGAAGAAGATAGAAACCAAAAACCCCTACCATGATGAGCAGGAGCGTCTGGAAGGGTGGGCCATAACCACAATGGAGCATTTTGTGCCACGCTGGCCTTACTTGGTAAACTACCTGGACGGCAAGTACCCGAACGATCGCCTTAACCCCGATTTTTTTAGAGAGAAATTCAAATCCCTCATCCGCGGACGCGAGCACTATGATATACCAGCAAGCGAAAAAGAAGAAGCAGACCGGGCTCTTACAGATCTGCTGCGCCAGTGGGATGCCCTGCTGCAGGCAAAGATATTTGAATGGCAGATAAGTAAGCTGGAGGAGTATAAAAATGAATATGGTGGCACGCTGGAAGCAAAGGCGCAGGAGTATGCCAAGCTGCAAAAGCTGGTTTCGCCCTTTATGGAATATGTTGGCCGCTACTGGGATATGTCGAGGGCCTTGTGGAAACAGACGAGCTTCGATGTACTGGAAAAGTACGACGACCTGCTGAAGCGGGAAGACCAGCTACAGCATCTGGCAGACCTGCTGGGTAAGATGCGCGAGGCAGAAAATGAACTGGAGGAGGAGGTATTTGAGCGTACCGTCATACACCAGGACTGGGTGCCGGACCCTACTATGCGCTCGGAGGTAACAGGCGTGCATGAGAGTGACGACCTGAATAACCTGCTGAGCAGTGAGGTATCACTGCTCAGCCGCGAGGATACGGAACTGGCCTTTCTCAAAAAGTATGCGGATAAAAACCTGCTGACTCTGCAGTACCGTGATGAACGGCTGGACGAACGCAGCGAAAAGAGAACGGAGGTGTATCAGAAGGTGCGGCTGAAGGAAAAAGGGCCCTTTGTCGTCTGTGTGGATACCAGCGGTTCTATGGAGGGAGAGCCTGAGCAGATTGCCAAGATACTGTGCTTCGGCATACTGAAAATGGCCGCTAAAGAAGACCGGCAGGCCTACCTTATCAACTTTTCTACCAACATAGAAACACTGGACTTACTGAATCTGGCTGACTCGGTAGATCGCGTGGCGGCCTTTCTGCGCATGTCTTTCCATGGGGGTACGGATGTGAGTCTGCCCCTATACGAAGCCATCCGTCAACTGGATCGCTATGAATATAAGCATGCAGATGTGCTGGTGATCAGTGACTTTATCATGTACCGTATGGATGACGAACTATTGAAGCTGATGGCGCATCACCAGCAAAATAATGGTACCCAGTTTCATTCCCTTACCCTCTCGGAGTACGGTAATGAGCGTATCATTGACCGCTTCGACAATAACTGGCTTTATGACCCCCGCGAAAAAGGGATAATGAAAGCACTTTATAATGATGTGAAAGGCGTGGTGGAAAGAGGAATATGA
- a CDS encoding YitT family protein, which produces MNKALRITLVSLNRLLGGPKSGAGRLRDLKVDLKHALSDFFNLSVGVLAASFGLKGFLIPNHFIDGGVMGISLIVDVFTDIPLSLLIFLFNLPFLALAFWAVNKRFAYKSILGIIMLSLAIYLIPYPAITQDKILVATFGGFFLGLGIGLAIRGGAIIDGTEVLAIYVSKKTSLSVGNVILIFNLFIFLTAAYVFTVQIALYAILTYFAASKTADFVIDGIEEYTGVIIISDHTDGIRQAIIERMHRGCTILKGEKGYSKVEGVHAETRIVYTVITRLEVARLKTEIDKVDPNAFLIMSSVKDTRGGMIKKTALKKIK; this is translated from the coding sequence ATGAATAAAGCCCTTCGTATCACCTTAGTATCCCTTAATCGCCTGCTTGGCGGCCCTAAGTCCGGGGCAGGAAGGCTGCGTGACCTGAAAGTAGACCTTAAACATGCCCTCAGCGACTTTTTTAACCTGAGTGTGGGGGTACTCGCTGCATCATTTGGCCTCAAGGGATTTCTTATACCCAATCACTTTATTGATGGCGGGGTGATGGGTATTTCCCTGATCGTGGATGTATTTACGGACATTCCCCTATCCCTTCTAATTTTCTTGTTTAACCTGCCCTTCCTGGCGCTGGCCTTTTGGGCGGTAAATAAGCGCTTTGCTTATAAAAGTATCCTGGGCATTATCATGCTATCCCTCGCCATTTACCTGATACCCTACCCTGCCATCACGCAGGACAAGATTCTGGTGGCCACCTTTGGCGGTTTCTTTCTGGGACTGGGCATAGGCCTGGCCATTCGCGGCGGAGCCATTATTGATGGCACAGAGGTGCTGGCTATTTATGTCAGCAAAAAAACCTCGCTAAGTGTAGGCAATGTAATTCTGATCTTTAACCTCTTTATATTTCTCACGGCGGCCTATGTATTCACAGTGCAGATCGCCCTATATGCCATACTTACCTACTTTGCAGCCAGTAAGACAGCGGACTTTGTCATAGATGGTATAGAGGAGTACACGGGAGTCATCATAATCTCTGACCATACGGACGGCATCAGGCAGGCTATCATTGAGCGCATGCACCGGGGCTGTACTATTCTTAAAGGTGAGAAGGGCTACAGCAAGGTAGAAGGCGTTCATGCAGAGACCCGTATCGTATATACGGTAATCACGCGCCTGGAGGTAGCGCGTCTGAAAACGGAAATAGATAAGGTGGACCCTAACGCCTTTCTCATCATGTCATCCGTGAAGGACACACGCGGGGGTATGATAAAGAAAACAGCCCTGAAGAAGATCAAATAA
- a CDS encoding DUF5713 family protein produces MKNVLVTLCFQIESEKPKDLEALYALTHEATERINDLEDDFFAQGSEIETAAREIIAIEFEYIAQSYGFAEADIEELIAPRNW; encoded by the coding sequence GTGAAAAACGTATTAGTGACTCTGTGCTTTCAGATAGAAAGCGAAAAGCCTAAGGATCTGGAGGCGCTTTATGCCCTTACCCATGAAGCGACGGAAAGAATTAATGATCTGGAGGATGATTTTTTCGCACAAGGTAGTGAGATAGAGACCGCAGCAAGAGAGATCATCGCTATCGAATTTGAATATATTGCTCAATCCTATGGGTTCGCTGAGGCTGATATAGAAGAGCTTATTGCTCCCAGAAACTGGTAA
- a CDS encoding SagB family peptide dehydrogenase produces MQAHLKRSSALIFYYNDGQFTGENYVSGKLAVLSPPVLGVLDKCSDFLPYHKIIEALSHVPEAEKLIDSLLERDILVKQGSDIAAREATIDSWEWDLPARHYHARTNYVSFEANNTYVYAELDKKAREKIPPSPYYEIEGLAYINLPGPGTLPSLTLQETLLARRTCRKFSGSSISSFRFSDLLYYSFGKTGELNGGSIGDVIFKTSPSGGARHPAEIYVVVNNVEGWEAGIYHYNTKTHSLGLIEAGDFREWGVHVCSKQEWVKDASVVCILTSMLKRNMWKYENSHAYRVINMDLGHLGQTFHLVSTAMGLGPFTTAALNCKLIEDKLANDPYLQPALYACAAGWAVD; encoded by the coding sequence ATGCAGGCACACCTTAAAAGGAGCTCTGCGCTGATATTTTACTATAATGACGGACAATTTACCGGAGAAAATTATGTTTCCGGTAAATTGGCTGTTTTAAGTCCTCCTGTATTGGGTGTACTGGATAAGTGCAGTGATTTTCTGCCCTATCATAAAATAATAGAAGCACTTTCGCATGTACCTGAGGCCGAAAAGCTAATTGATTCTTTACTTGAGCGGGATATTTTAGTAAAGCAGGGAAGCGATATAGCCGCACGTGAAGCTACGATCGATTCCTGGGAATGGGACCTGCCGGCAAGGCACTACCACGCCCGTACAAATTACGTCAGCTTCGAAGCCAATAATACGTATGTATATGCAGAGCTGGATAAAAAGGCCCGTGAAAAAATCCCCCCTTCACCCTATTATGAAATTGAAGGATTAGCCTATATAAATCTGCCTGGTCCGGGCACATTACCCTCATTAACCCTGCAGGAAACCCTACTGGCCCGCAGAACCTGTAGAAAGTTTTCAGGGAGCAGCATTTCTTCCTTCCGGTTCAGTGATTTATTATACTACTCTTTTGGTAAAACAGGCGAGTTGAATGGTGGAAGTATTGGTGATGTTATTTTCAAAACCAGTCCCTCAGGGGGTGCCAGGCATCCGGCTGAAATATATGTGGTGGTGAATAATGTTGAAGGCTGGGAGGCAGGTATTTATCACTATAACACAAAAACACATAGCCTTGGCCTTATAGAGGCAGGAGACTTCAGAGAGTGGGGAGTACATGTATGCTCTAAGCAGGAGTGGGTTAAAGATGCCTCGGTGGTTTGTATTCTCACTTCCATGCTTAAACGGAATATGTGGAAGTATGAGAACAGCCATGCCTACCGGGTGATCAATATGGATTTAGGCCATCTGGGACAGACCTTTCATCTTGTGAGTACGGCTATGGGGTTGGGGCCTTTTACGACAGCAGCCCTTAATTGTAAACTGATCGAGGATAAGCTTGCTAACGACCCCTACCTGCAGCCTGCTCTTTACGCGTGTGCAGCAGGCTGGGCAGTGGACTAG
- a CDS encoding penicillin-binding transpeptidase domain-containing protein translates to MWRKIAKYGCMITFFGGLLAASLFYVGISAMEDKYEPGPEEVDNNDDKAPVVLMEGWDNYLSSCQVAGSITIYDLSAGQWYTSDTADMKVRTLPASTFKILNTLILLKEGAVASEKDSIYWPVAYDTAKYGHRPDIYHSMPLEEAFRKSAGWAYIELAKKVGKETYAQYLERLGYGNGDLSVEGMDFWNYGPFGVSPEEQVMAVMGIYHRSFPFSEAHYDILEDMMVVEENEAYTLRAKTGWTRAGGTDTGWWVGYLKKTDNTWFFATRITKDRETPNPDFGACRKEITRQVLKELDAL, encoded by the coding sequence ATGTGGAGAAAGATTGCGAAATATGGGTGTATGATCACTTTTTTTGGCGGCCTGCTGGCTGCAAGCCTGTTTTATGTGGGCATCAGTGCCATGGAAGATAAATATGAGCCTGGCCCGGAAGAGGTGGATAATAATGATGATAAAGCTCCTGTGGTGTTAATGGAAGGCTGGGACAACTACCTCAGTAGCTGTCAGGTAGCCGGTAGCATCACTATTTACGACCTCAGTGCCGGGCAGTGGTACACCAGTGACACAGCCGATATGAAAGTCAGGACCCTGCCCGCCTCTACTTTTAAAATATTGAATACCCTGATACTGCTGAAAGAAGGAGCTGTGGCCAGTGAAAAGGACAGTATATACTGGCCAGTAGCCTACGATACGGCTAAATACGGCCACCGGCCGGATATCTATCACAGTATGCCGCTGGAGGAGGCCTTCCGTAAGTCTGCCGGATGGGCTTATATAGAGTTGGCTAAAAAGGTAGGCAAAGAAACTTATGCGCAATACCTCGAAAGGTTAGGGTATGGCAACGGCGACCTGTCCGTGGAGGGTATGGACTTCTGGAATTATGGTCCGTTTGGCGTCTCGCCCGAAGAACAGGTAATGGCTGTGATGGGCATCTATCACCGCTCCTTTCCCTTTTCAGAAGCTCACTATGATATACTGGAAGACATGATGGTGGTGGAAGAGAACGAGGCATATACTCTGCGAGCCAAAACAGGCTGGACACGCGCCGGTGGCACAGACACCGGCTGGTGGGTAGGCTATTTGAAAAAAACCGATAATACTTGGTTCTTTGCTACCAGAATTACAAAAGACAGGGAAACGCCGAATCCTGACTTCGGTGCCTGCCGTAAAGAGATCACCAGGCAGGTATTAAAAGAACTAGACGCTTTGTAA
- a CDS encoding DUF3307 domain-containing protein, which yields MTELAIKLLLAHLLGDFVLQPDKWAAHKRKKKHRSPYLYLHILVHALLLLIILGPSTPYSMALWLIPLSHLVIDVLKLHLERRRYASLSFFADQAAHLLVIAGVVYHYFPYTLLPDSVVTTENLLLLTSLLFVSQGLAVVMRILMAKWDVTGESRDDSLMQAGRHIGMLERLFVFGFVVGGQWQAIGFLIAAKSVFRFGDLSKSKDRQLTEYILIGTLLSFGLAVSAALAYKYLVAKLP from the coding sequence ATGACCGAACTGGCTATAAAACTACTCCTGGCACATCTGCTGGGCGACTTTGTATTACAACCTGATAAATGGGCAGCGCATAAGCGCAAAAAGAAACATCGCTCGCCTTACCTGTATTTACATATACTGGTACACGCGCTCCTGTTACTGATCATCTTGGGACCCTCTACCCCCTACTCCATGGCTTTATGGTTAATCCCCTTATCACACCTGGTAATAGATGTGCTAAAGCTTCATCTGGAGCGCAGGCGCTACGCCTCCTTATCATTCTTTGCCGACCAGGCCGCTCATCTGCTGGTGATAGCAGGGGTGGTATACCACTACTTTCCCTACACGCTACTGCCTGACTCAGTGGTCACTACTGAAAACCTGCTCCTGCTTACCTCCTTGCTCTTTGTAAGCCAGGGTCTGGCCGTGGTCATGCGCATACTTATGGCCAAATGGGACGTAACAGGCGAGAGCAGGGACGACTCCCTTATGCAGGCGGGCCGCCACATAGGTATGCTCGAGCGTTTATTTGTATTTGGCTTTGTGGTAGGCGGACAGTGGCAGGCTATTGGGTTTCTTATTGCCGCCAAGTCTGTATTTCGCTTCGGTGACCTGAGCAAGAGTAAGGACAGGCAGCTTACGGAGTATATCCTAATTGGTACGCTGCTGAGTTTCGGGCTGGCAGTGTCTGCGGCGCTAGCCTACAAATACCTCGTAGCCAAACTGCCCTAA